A single region of the Grus americana isolate bGruAme1 chromosome 3, bGruAme1.mat, whole genome shotgun sequence genome encodes:
- the EIF4A3 gene encoding eukaryotic initiation factor 4A-III has product MSGSAGSGGTASSARKRLMKEEDMTKVEFETSEEVDVTPTFDTMGLREDLLRGIYAYGFEKPSAIQQRAIKQIIKGRDVIAQSQSGTGKTATFSISVLQCLDIQVRETQALILAPTRELAVQIQKGLLALGDYMNVQCHACIGGTNVGEDIRKLDYGQHVVAGTPGRVFDMIRRRSLRTRAIKMLVLDEADEMLNKGFKEQIYDVYRYLPPATQVVLISATLPHEILEMTNKFMTDPIRILVKRDELTLEGIKQFFVAVEREEWKFDTLCDLYDTLTITQAVIFCNTKRKVDWLTEKMREANFTVSSMHGDMPQKERESIMKEFRSGASRVLISTDVWARGLDVPQVSLIINYDLPNNRELYIHRIGRSGRYGRKGVAINFVKNDDIRILRDIEQYYSTQIDEMPMNVADLI; this is encoded by the exons ATGTCGGGGTCGGCGGGATCTGGCGGGACGGCCAGCTCGGCGCGGAAGCGGCTGATGAAGGAGGAGGACATGACGAAGGTGGAGTTCGAAACGAGCGAGGAGGTGGACGTGACGCCCACCTTCGACACCATGGGGCTACGGGAGGACCTGCTGCGCGGCATCTACGCCTACG GTTTTGAGAAGCCCTCGGCCATCCAGCAGAGAGCCATCAAGCAGATCATCAAGGGCAGAGACGTGATCGCCCA GTCACAGTCAGGAACAGGGAAGACAGCAACATTCTCCATCTCTGTTCTGCAGTGCCTGGATATACAG GTTCGCGAGACCCAGGCGTTGATCTTGGCACCAACTCGGGAGCTGGCTGTACAGATTCAGAAG GGTCTTCTTGCTCTGGGAGACTACATGAATGTCCAGTGTCATGCCTGCATTGGAGGGACCAACGTGGGTGAAGATATCCGAAAACTGGATTATGGGCAGCATGTTGTTGCTGGCACTCCAGGCCGTGTGTTTG ATATGATTCGTCGACGAAGTTTAAGGACTCGTGCCATCAAAATGTTGGTTTTGGATGAAGCAGATGAAATGCTcaataaag GTTTTAAGGAGCAGATTTATGATGTGTACAGATACTTGCCTCCAGCTACACAGGTGGTTCTGATCAGCGCCACTTTGCCTCATGAAATTCTGGAGATGACCAACAAATTCATGACAGACCCCATTCGCATCTTGGTGAAACG tgatgaactgaccctcGAAGGAATCAAGCAGTTTTTCGTGGCTGTGGAGAGGGAAGAATGGAAGTTTGACACCTTGTGCGATCTCTATGACACGCTGACAATCACCCAGGCTGTCATCTTCTGTAACACCAAGAGAAAG GTAGACTGGCTCACGGAGAAGATGAGAGAAGCCAATTTCACAGTTTCATCCATGCATGGGGACATGCCACAAAAGGAGAGAGAGTCCATCATGAAAGAGTTCAGATCTGGTGCAAG CCGAGTCCTTATTTCAACAGATGTTTGGGCTAGAGGCCTGGATGTGCCTCAGGTATCCCTGATCATTAACTATGACTTACCCAACAACAGAGAACTCTACATACACAG AATTGGCCGGTCAGGCAGATACGGCCGAAAAGGTGTAGCGATCAACTTTGTGAAGAATGACGACATCCGCATCTTGCGAGACATCGAGCAGTACTACTCCACCCAGATAGATGAGATGCCCATGAACG tTGCTGATCTTATCTGA